The Indicator indicator isolate 239-I01 chromosome 32, UM_Iind_1.1, whole genome shotgun sequence genome contains a region encoding:
- the TMEM269 gene encoding transmembrane protein 269: MWMVSPPVDEGSPQLAWLWDHGKGILQSTKKLVLSERAGAGRGRTLEFLRKNAANGLSMANLVAGLASILCSLNRQYSYSCWLLLVGFLLDLADGAVARRLDACSALGAKLDDFADFTTFGLGTALLLQPQGVLAGLLVMAYVMAVFARLCFFSSGIPFTYRGLPCPYASSLLVGTFLLLGGDLALLRVTAAIMILFMLDQGLYPHDKVLESQLWKKAVYAGGVVAVLLSPAAVASVYFLAWSISYIVFPFAIWSCET, encoded by the exons atgaAGGATCTCCCCAGCTTGCCTGGCTTTGGGACCACGGCAAAG GTATTTTGCAGTCCACCAAGAAGCTGGTGCTGAGCGAGCGGGCGGGAGCGGGCCGGGGCCGGACGCTGGAGTTCCTGCGGAAGAATGCGGCCAACGGGCTCTCCATGGCCAACCTGGTGGCCGGGCTCGCCTCCATCCTCTGCAGCCTCAACAg gcagtactcctactcctgctggctacTGCTGGTGGGCTTCCTGCTCGACCTGGCCGACGGAGCCGTTGCTCGCCGGCTCGACGCCTGCTCGGCGCTGG GTGCCAAGCTGGATGATTTTGCTGACTTCACCACCTTCGGGCTGGGCACGGCGCTGCTGCTGCAGCCGCAGGGtgtcctggcagggctgctggtcATGGCCTACGTCATGGCCGTGTTCGCTCGGCTCTGCTTCTTCTCCAGTG GGATCCCTTTCACCTACCGGGGGCTGCCCTGTCCCTACGCCTCCTCGCTGCTGGTGGgcaccttcctgctgctggggggggaCCTCGCCCTGCTGCGTGTCACCGCTGCCATCATGATCCTCTTCATGCTGGACCAGGGGCTCTACCCTCACGACAAGGTGCTGGAGTCCCAGCTCTGGAAGAAAGCAGTTTATGCTGGAG GGGTGGTGGCTGTCCTCCTCTCGCCGGCAGCAGTGGCTTCAGTCTATTTCCTCGCCTGGTCAATATCCTACATCGTCTTCCCCTTTGCCATCTGGAGCTGTGAAACCTAA
- the SVBP gene encoding small vasohibin-binding protein yields the protein MEPSGAGRKERPKPREPAARLEKAKQKSAQTELKQRQRAEIYALNRVMTELEQQQFDSFCKQMQGSGE from the exons ATGGAGCCGAGCGGGGCGGGGCGGAAGGAGAGGCCGAAGCCGCGGGAGCCGGCGGCTCGCCTGGAGAAGGCCAAGCAGAAATCGGCCCAGACGGAGctgaagcagaggcagagggcGGAG ATCTATGCCCTCAACCGAGTGATGacggagctggagcagcagcagttcgACTCCTTCTGCAAACAGATGCAGGGCTCTGGAGAGTGA